A DNA window from Terriglobales bacterium contains the following coding sequences:
- a CDS encoding FkbM family methyltransferase: MNSRAVIKRALSVLPQSWYVHINAYVASRDIANGKRWEPEIERVREIVRDGETVIDVGANHGLYAFHLSKMVGASGRVHCFEPIPPNYFVLRHTVESLRLTNVTTHNVACGESRGKLSFGVPIDKSVPQWGWAHQGSAGHQFSCEVVPLDEVVAGRASFIKCDVEGAELFVFRGAKRILRESTPAVLVESVVDFAQRFNYHPQDFFNECFRPLGYTFFRSDGRRFHRTGGFTESGNYLLIH; the protein is encoded by the coding sequence ATGAATTCCAGAGCTGTGATAAAACGCGCCTTGTCCGTCCTGCCACAATCTTGGTACGTTCACATCAACGCCTACGTCGCGTCTCGTGATATCGCGAATGGCAAGCGGTGGGAGCCAGAGATCGAGCGCGTGAGAGAAATTGTGAGAGACGGCGAAACTGTGATTGATGTAGGAGCGAATCACGGACTCTATGCATTTCATCTTTCTAAGATGGTTGGGGCTTCCGGACGCGTACACTGCTTCGAACCTATCCCTCCCAATTATTTCGTGCTACGGCACACAGTTGAGTCGCTCAGACTAACCAATGTGACTACACATAACGTAGCGTGCGGAGAATCCCGCGGTAAACTCTCTTTCGGCGTGCCGATCGACAAGAGTGTTCCACAGTGGGGTTGGGCACACCAAGGATCTGCAGGACATCAGTTCTCATGCGAGGTAGTTCCGTTAGACGAAGTAGTCGCTGGACGAGCTAGCTTCATCAAGTGCGATGTTGAAGGCGCAGAACTGTTCGTCTTTCGTGGAGCCAAACGGATATTGAGAGAATCTACACCAGCGGTCCTTGTTGAGAGCGTGGTCGATTTCGCGCAGCGCTTCAATTATCACCCTCAAGACTTTTTCAATGAGTGCTTCCGACCGCTCGGTTATACGTTTTTCCGAAGTGACGGCAGAAGGTTTCATAGAACAGGTGGATTTACTGAATCAGGCAACTACTTGCTCATCCATTAG
- a CDS encoding glycosyltransferase family 2 protein: MSLPIVYAILINWNGEKDTIACLESLLTVNYASLHVLISDNGSRPESIAAIREWIAENLAVGRLWKGIGSCEILENGRNLGFTGGNTIGIHYALKQNADYVLFLNNDTIVTPNFLKPMVDVAECDKNVGIVGCKIFYADSDPGGRHRIWSLGGYSFRHGMPINIGAGELDRPEWKGVREQTLINGCCMLIKRAVVETVGVQDDRLFFGIDDVEYSFRAAQKGWKNVIACNAEIYHAASRSVVPRSGLQVYYLFRNILFFRCNSFPVWRNLDFVFFFLVRYVFVASLYRLLTGRNKVNHGVMLAIWDFVRGQMGECRHASSLVAT; this comes from the coding sequence GTGTCTTTGCCGATCGTCTACGCAATACTTATTAATTGGAACGGTGAGAAAGATACAATTGCGTGTCTGGAGTCGCTACTGACAGTAAATTACGCTAGTCTCCATGTGTTGATTTCCGATAATGGATCACGACCAGAATCAATCGCAGCTATTCGTGAGTGGATAGCCGAAAATCTTGCTGTGGGAAGATTATGGAAAGGGATCGGATCGTGCGAAATTCTAGAGAACGGGCGAAATTTAGGCTTCACAGGCGGAAATACCATCGGTATTCACTATGCCCTGAAGCAAAATGCCGATTATGTGTTGTTTCTGAATAACGACACAATTGTGACACCCAATTTCCTTAAACCTATGGTCGATGTTGCGGAATGCGACAAAAACGTTGGGATTGTTGGGTGCAAGATTTTCTATGCTGATTCGGACCCTGGTGGCAGACACAGAATATGGTCGCTCGGTGGCTACTCATTTCGGCACGGTATGCCGATAAATATCGGCGCTGGAGAACTGGATCGTCCAGAGTGGAAAGGCGTCAGAGAGCAGACATTAATCAACGGGTGCTGTATGTTAATCAAACGTGCTGTCGTGGAGACGGTCGGAGTTCAGGATGATCGGCTGTTCTTTGGCATAGATGACGTTGAATATTCGTTTCGAGCAGCCCAGAAAGGCTGGAAGAATGTCATCGCATGCAATGCAGAAATCTATCACGCAGCATCGCGATCAGTTGTACCTCGCTCCGGGCTTCAAGTCTATTACCTTTTTAGAAACATACTCTTCTTCCGTTGCAATTCATTTCCGGTATGGCGCAATTTAGATTTTGTTTTCTTCTTTCTCGTGAGGTATGTGTTTGTCGCTTCGCTATATCGCTTGTTGACGGGACGTAACAAAGTGAACCATGGTGTGATGTTGGCGATTTGGGATTTTGTGCGAGGTCAGATGGGAGAATGCCGTCACGCCTCGAGCCTGGTTGCGACATAG
- a CDS encoding glycosyltransferase family 1 protein — protein sequence MNILYDHQVFSLQDAGGASRYYFELLKCFANIPNIEVQTLIGFNSSVMPLASVTSSSIRVRSIRSSIPPGVLRYAANEALSIACKTFSGRFDIYHSTLYRFIPTVTARRRFATHHDCVHERFPQLFRDVKRILRAKRKLFEKADGIICVSESSRRDLEEFYGIARDRTRVIHHGFSPLPCCASAEEQLRTATRREYILFVGSRAAYKNFPTLLRAFRATEVFKSYDLVTVGGGPFTEAEQTLFRELEVEEAVVGIPKASDALLSAAYGGATLFVYPSLYEGFGFPPLEAMSRDCPVLVTRSSSLPEICMDAALYFEQGCEESLSRELLRSLSDTEAREAAINRGKEIVKLYSWRRCAEQTLDYYRECLRN from the coding sequence GTGAACATCTTATACGATCATCAGGTTTTTTCATTGCAGGACGCTGGTGGCGCGTCTCGGTACTACTTTGAATTGCTCAAGTGTTTTGCGAATATCCCTAATATTGAAGTGCAAACGCTAATAGGCTTTAACTCCTCTGTCATGCCTCTCGCGTCGGTGACAAGCTCAAGTATCCGAGTTAGGTCAATCAGGAGTAGCATTCCTCCTGGGGTGCTGCGCTATGCCGCCAACGAGGCTCTTTCGATAGCCTGCAAAACATTTTCAGGGCGATTTGATATCTACCATTCGACACTCTATCGATTTATACCGACAGTGACTGCGCGTCGCAGGTTTGCTACTCATCATGATTGTGTACATGAACGTTTTCCTCAGCTCTTTAGAGATGTAAAAAGGATCCTTCGGGCGAAGAGGAAGCTGTTTGAAAAGGCGGATGGAATAATTTGTGTCTCCGAATCTAGTCGCCGCGATCTCGAGGAGTTTTATGGAATCGCGCGCGACCGCACTCGAGTGATACACCACGGCTTTAGTCCCTTGCCATGTTGTGCGTCTGCTGAAGAGCAATTACGCACAGCTACCCGCCGGGAGTATATCTTGTTTGTTGGTTCCAGGGCGGCTTACAAGAATTTCCCAACATTGCTAAGGGCGTTTCGTGCCACTGAGGTATTCAAATCCTATGATCTTGTCACGGTTGGCGGTGGACCGTTCACGGAGGCGGAGCAGACGCTTTTTCGAGAACTAGAAGTCGAAGAAGCTGTCGTTGGCATACCAAAAGCCTCCGATGCTTTGTTGTCGGCGGCATATGGCGGCGCGACACTCTTTGTCTATCCGTCGCTGTATGAAGGTTTCGGATTTCCTCCGCTCGAAGCCATGAGTAGAGATTGCCCGGTACTTGTAACAAGGAGTTCCTCGCTACCCGAGATCTGTATGGATGCCGCTCTTTATTTCGAGCAGGGATGCGAGGAGTCGCTTTCTAGAGAGTTGTTGCGGTCTCTGTCTGATACTGAAGCGCGGGAAGCGGCCATCAACCGAGGGAAAGAGATCGTCAAGCTGTACAGCTGGAGACGATGCGCGGAGCAAACTCTAGATTATTACCGGGAGTGTCTCCGGAATTAG
- a CDS encoding NAD-dependent epimerase/dehydratase family protein, translating into MRIINQVLITGGCGFIGLHLAERLSQDEYRVRLMDNLSSQIHGAVPYLAGASILQAPNVELLRSDVRVRRDWEEALKGVECVIHFAAETGTAQSMYEIERYTNTNVLGTALLMDILANSKHGVKKVILASSRSVYGEGAYECDGCRTVYPDSRSEEQLSSKHWDLLCPTCCGPIQPRATSEDARTRPASIYAATKLAQEDIVRIAGIALGIGTVVFRFQNVYGEGQSLRNPYTGILSIFSNRIRQNLPIYLFEDGEESRDFVHVSDVAKAVALAIESDRAAGMTLNVGSGRPTSVRKIAETLKKSFADRSEPIVSAQYRLGDIRHCYADLSNIASIGFAPEIELEDGLDRFVDWVKTQPVEVDGLERANNELAERGLMAKAAVC; encoded by the coding sequence ATGAGAATCATAAATCAAGTTCTTATCACCGGCGGTTGTGGCTTTATCGGACTTCATTTAGCTGAGCGACTTTCGCAGGACGAATACCGAGTTCGCCTGATGGACAATCTTAGTTCCCAAATCCATGGAGCCGTACCTTATCTCGCAGGTGCTTCAATCCTCCAGGCTCCGAACGTGGAATTGCTGCGTAGTGATGTGCGAGTTCGACGCGACTGGGAGGAGGCTCTTAAGGGAGTCGAGTGCGTCATTCATTTCGCAGCGGAAACTGGTACTGCGCAGTCCATGTATGAGATTGAACGCTATACGAATACAAACGTACTCGGTACCGCATTGTTGATGGACATTCTCGCGAACTCAAAGCACGGCGTGAAGAAAGTTATCCTGGCCTCTTCTCGATCCGTGTATGGCGAAGGAGCCTACGAGTGTGACGGTTGTCGAACTGTTTATCCGGACTCACGATCCGAGGAACAGCTGTCCAGCAAGCATTGGGATCTGTTGTGCCCGACATGCTGCGGTCCAATCCAGCCTAGGGCGACTTCCGAAGATGCCAGGACGCGCCCGGCTTCAATCTATGCGGCGACCAAACTCGCGCAGGAGGATATCGTGCGAATCGCCGGGATTGCGCTTGGCATCGGGACGGTTGTCTTCCGCTTCCAGAACGTTTACGGGGAAGGGCAATCGCTTAGGAATCCATACACCGGGATTCTGTCGATCTTTTCTAACCGCATCCGGCAAAACTTACCGATCTACCTCTTCGAAGACGGAGAAGAGTCACGTGACTTCGTCCATGTTTCCGATGTTGCAAAGGCTGTCGCATTGGCGATCGAATCTGATCGCGCGGCGGGGATGACGCTCAACGTGGGTAGCGGGCGACCCACGTCGGTGCGGAAGATCGCGGAAACTCTGAAGAAATCTTTTGCCGACAGATCTGAACCAATTGTTTCAGCGCAATACCGCCTCGGGGACATAAGACACTGCTATGCGGATCTCTCAAACATTGCTTCTATTGGCTTCGCACCGGAAATAGAGCTTGAAGACGGACTGGACAGATTCGTCGACTGGGTTAAGACCCAGCCGGTCGAAGTCGACGGACTAGAGCGGGCTAACAATGAATTGGCAGAACGAGGACTGATGGCCAAAGCCGCCGTATGCTGA
- a CDS encoding DapH/DapD/GlmU-related protein: MLKEFLYADLERQFDLEGHPGKKASVGRVLKRLLHPRFLPLVLCRCARAAFLRRVPALPGIFTYLNIVLFGLEVSPRCQIGPGLFLPHTNGTVLGAYRIGANATIYQGVTLGAKTLDMGFSHELRPSIGDCVLIGAGAKVLGGIYIGDHVTVGANCVVLADVAPFQTVVGIPAHAIGTEALTN; encoded by the coding sequence ATGCTGAAGGAATTTCTATACGCGGACCTGGAGCGGCAGTTCGACCTGGAAGGTCATCCGGGGAAAAAGGCAAGTGTGGGTAGAGTGCTTAAGAGGCTCCTACACCCCAGATTTCTTCCGTTGGTGCTCTGCCGCTGCGCGCGCGCGGCGTTCTTGCGCCGGGTTCCTGCATTACCGGGTATCTTCACGTACTTGAACATTGTTCTATTCGGGTTGGAAGTTTCGCCTCGTTGCCAAATTGGTCCGGGGCTTTTCCTTCCTCATACGAACGGCACTGTGTTGGGCGCCTATCGTATAGGTGCGAACGCGACCATATACCAAGGAGTTACCCTTGGCGCCAAAACGCTCGATATGGGTTTTAGTCACGAACTGCGACCCAGCATTGGCGATTGCGTCCTGATCGGCGCGGGAGCAAAAGTGCTGGGCGGCATTTACATCGGCGACCATGTAACCGTTGGAGCTAATTGCGTAGTTCTCGCGGATGTCGCCCCATTTCAGACCGTAGTTGGAATCCCTGCGCATGCCATTGGAACTGAGGCCTTGACGAATTGA
- a CDS encoding glycosyltransferase family 2 protein codes for MQPTLDLTIIIPNYNTNSLLKQCLASIYEHTTGIKFEVICLDENSPDGSAEMVLKEFPQVILVCNERPKYYAANNNLGLQMSRARYACLLNSDTKITADAFTALVTFMDEHPEAASCGPKLLNLDGSVQHCIRHFAGLSTMILHGLNWHRLFPDGRFADNYYALRFDYSRAQVVDNIGTTAYVIRRSTWESAGMLDERFPHFQVDIAYNLMLKRKGFHVYYTPCAEVIHYGGQSINQQAKSKIRELHEALAKFNDIYDYFGVSRISKLLVRIAIRCRYIIKLAEYYVSSDKRVIKSPGAPRLQLGTEAHSRFVPHRDSTVTTRTQST; via the coding sequence ATGCAACCCACTCTTGATTTAACAATCATCATCCCTAACTACAACACAAACAGTTTACTGAAACAGTGTCTTGCGTCCATTTACGAGCACACGACTGGCATAAAGTTTGAAGTAATTTGTCTGGACGAAAACTCTCCAGATGGCAGCGCCGAGATGGTTTTGAAGGAATTTCCTCAAGTCATCCTCGTTTGCAACGAGAGACCGAAATACTATGCTGCTAACAACAATCTTGGCTTGCAAATGTCGCGAGCGAGATATGCATGTCTTTTGAATAGTGATACCAAGATAACGGCAGATGCATTCACTGCTCTCGTGACGTTCATGGACGAGCACCCCGAAGCCGCTTCGTGCGGCCCTAAGCTTCTGAATCTCGACGGATCCGTCCAGCATTGCATACGCCACTTCGCGGGCCTTTCGACAATGATCCTTCACGGCCTGAACTGGCACAGACTGTTTCCCGACGGGCGCTTCGCAGACAACTACTATGCATTGCGCTTCGACTACTCGAGAGCGCAGGTTGTGGATAACATTGGTACCACCGCGTACGTGATCCGCCGCTCAACCTGGGAGTCTGCGGGCATGCTGGATGAACGGTTCCCTCATTTTCAAGTCGACATTGCCTACAATCTCATGTTGAAGAGGAAGGGATTTCACGTGTACTACACACCCTGCGCTGAAGTGATCCATTACGGTGGACAAAGCATTAATCAGCAAGCAAAAAGTAAAATACGTGAATTGCACGAGGCATTGGCGAAATTCAATGATATCTATGACTATTTTGGCGTCAGCCGGATTTCAAAACTCCTAGTGAGGATTGCTATTCGATGCCGATACATCATCAAGCTGGCGGAATACTACGTTAGTTCGGACAAGAGGGTCATTAAGAGCCCCGGAGCCCCTCGGTTGCAGCTAGGAACGGAAGCCCACTCCCGATTTGTTCCACACAGGGATTCCACGGTTACGACGAGAACGCAAAGCACTTAA
- a CDS encoding MraY family glycosyltransferase, translating to MGLVYLLIFLACLIASLLLTRFVRNMAVTNGWVAEANSRRHIHRLAIPRLGGIGIYLAFVVGLAAVASVSSFLQAEANSGWHLYGLLWPATLIFLLGLWDDVWPVNARVKFTVQAIAAVLLYAEGFRIRYFYLLAGDNPLYPVVSLGLTILWVLWITNAFNLIDGMDGLSAGSALFSTAVVFIVSIALGNGFEALITAALAGAILGFLRYNFNPASIFLGDCGSLFIGFTLSAVALAGSQKAPTLIAVAIPVLAFGLPILDVVLAVARRFLRGKPLFEPDADHIHHKLLKRGLSHRHAVLVLYGVSAVFAMLSLLLLSPFGYKWGVVLVVVAGGAFLGLHELRYHEVSELRRVCLRFARQRQIIANNLRIIHAVESLEHCKSMAEICMTLTEALEPAGYSGIAFKSGELSQYPSSLMTPMVETTDGEFVYSWIDGDPGKYPWRLSLELVNTRGEDYGNFSIVRCSYDDPILIDGHVFAASYRFTMAIADAVERSISEMSRLVKKHGQRLSTSPADAEVLGVEPDVIRPIPHKSAGIDDDSQQSRAASNGS from the coding sequence ATGGGTCTCGTCTATCTCCTGATTTTTCTTGCATGTCTCATCGCTAGCCTTCTCCTCACCCGTTTCGTACGGAACATGGCCGTGACCAACGGCTGGGTAGCGGAGGCAAATTCCAGACGGCACATTCACCGGCTGGCTATTCCTCGCCTCGGGGGCATTGGCATTTATCTTGCCTTTGTCGTCGGGCTTGCTGCCGTTGCTTCGGTGAGCAGTTTTCTCCAGGCCGAAGCCAATTCGGGTTGGCATCTCTACGGACTGCTTTGGCCCGCGACCCTTATTTTCCTGTTGGGTCTTTGGGATGACGTTTGGCCAGTGAATGCGCGGGTCAAGTTCACCGTTCAGGCGATCGCTGCGGTTCTGCTCTATGCGGAAGGCTTCCGGATTCGGTACTTCTATTTGTTAGCGGGCGATAACCCGCTGTACCCGGTTGTATCGTTGGGACTGACCATTTTGTGGGTCCTCTGGATCACCAACGCCTTCAACTTGATCGACGGAATGGACGGTTTGTCGGCGGGCTCGGCGCTGTTTTCGACTGCGGTTGTGTTTATCGTTTCCATTGCTTTGGGCAATGGGTTCGAGGCGCTGATCACTGCCGCGTTGGCCGGGGCGATACTCGGATTCCTGCGATACAACTTCAACCCCGCCAGTATTTTCCTGGGCGACTGTGGAAGCTTGTTCATTGGGTTCACTCTTAGTGCGGTGGCTCTGGCCGGATCACAGAAGGCCCCTACGTTGATTGCGGTCGCGATCCCTGTACTTGCCTTCGGTCTTCCTATTTTGGATGTCGTTCTGGCTGTGGCGCGACGATTCCTTCGCGGAAAGCCCCTTTTTGAGCCGGATGCAGATCACATCCATCACAAGCTGTTGAAGCGCGGGCTTTCGCATCGGCACGCAGTACTCGTTCTCTATGGAGTGAGCGCAGTCTTTGCCATGCTGAGCCTATTGCTGCTTTCACCATTTGGATACAAATGGGGAGTTGTCCTCGTTGTCGTAGCTGGTGGGGCCTTCCTGGGATTACATGAGTTGCGGTATCACGAGGTCTCGGAATTGCGCCGCGTCTGTCTTCGCTTCGCGCGACAGCGGCAAATCATCGCGAATAATCTCCGTATCATTCACGCTGTCGAATCACTTGAGCACTGCAAGTCGATGGCGGAGATCTGTATGACACTCACGGAGGCGCTGGAACCGGCCGGCTACAGCGGAATTGCCTTCAAGTCTGGCGAACTCAGCCAATATCCGTCATCGTTGATGACTCCCATGGTTGAAACTACCGATGGCGAATTTGTCTACTCATGGATCGACGGCGACCCTGGAAAGTATCCGTGGCGGCTTAGTTTGGAACTGGTGAACACCAGAGGCGAAGATTACGGCAATTTCTCCATCGTGCGATGCTCGTACGATGATCCGATCCTGATAGATGGGCACGTTTTTGCCGCGTCCTATAGATTCACTATGGCTATCGCCGATGCTGTAGAGCGGTCCATCAGCGAGATGTCTCGTTTGGTGAAAAAGCATGGCCAGCGCTTGAGTACTTCACCAGCAGATGCCGAGGTACTCGGCGTGGAGCCGGATGTGATACGGCCCATACCTCATAAGAGCGCAGGCATCGATGACGATTCGCAACAGTCGAGAGCGGCTAGTAACGGTTCGTAG